agcctgaggtcgggagttcgagaccagcctggccaaaatgttgaaacccccatctctactaaaaatacaaaatttagccaggcgtggtggcaggcgcctgtaataccagccatttgggaaactgaggcaagagaatcgcttgaacctgggaggcagagggttgcagtgagccaagatctcgccattggactgcagcctgggcaacagagctagactctgtctccgggggcggggggcgggggggaatcTGTGCTATcgagagaaataaaatgagatcatgttgAAGGGAGTGAGAAAAGGGGTGAGGGTGAAAGCAGGAGAAAGTTATGGCCACTTCCACCCAGTATTTCTATTAAAACACAAATGCACTTCCAGAATTttgtaaaaagcaaaaaggactgaaagtaaattttataaaatcaagaTGATATGTCCATTTGCAAAAACAGTTTTTGCAAGTCTAAAGGTAATAACAGCAGATAACTTCAGAGTAAAAATTTTAGTCTATAAAGAGTAGTCAGGTATACCTGAAGGTAGAATTCATTGGCATAGTGtatcttagtttttaaattttatttgcgacagagtctcgctctgttgcccaggctggagtgcagtcaggtgatcgcggctcactgcaacctttgcctcctgggttccagcaattctcctgccccagcttccccagtagctgggactacaggcacatgccaccacgcccagctaatttttgtattgttagtagagacgggtttcactatgttagccatgCTGctttcgaattcctgacttcaagtgattgcCTCctatataggtatagatatagatCAGTGCCTTCTATATAggtaaacaataaatataattactTGTTGATACATTTCTTAGAATATTAATGTAACCCCAAAATTGCTGATAGGATAAATAAGACTTAGATGAACAGTGAACATATGCTTTGCATGTATTTAAAGTTTTCCAATACGACCTTGCTAATCTCCAAATGCTCAAGGGCGGGCAATATCCCCAAAGACTAGAACAATGCATGgccaaatatgttttaaatatatatacagacacatatacattaaaaatttccCTGTGAAACTGGCCTGCATTTCTAAATCACAAATTTAGCCAGGTAACAACCTAGCTTAAAATTCGTGGACCCTTTCTTTCACTTGGTTCTTCCAAAAAAGTTCCACACTGCTTATCACCGGCATAGCCATTCTAGCCTCCAGTTACACAATAAAACCCACCTAACTCTGCTCAGACCCTGTGCTGCTGGTCTTCTCCTCTACTCCAACTTCTTGCTTCGGGGCGGACTGTCTCTAGTCTCAGTCTGTTTCCCCTTCTGGATCcagttgcttttccttttctataagCTTTGTCAAAAGGAAAAATTACTGATTGAACCAATTGACGCTGAACATGCCTTAAAAACTAGTAAACTATTCAAAAATCTCCGCGATGATCTCACGTTCCGTTTCTTCACTCATGAGAAAAGCTGTGCTCCTCCCCTTACCCTTGCAGACTATCCTGCCTGGTGGTCTGGCATCTTCCCGATGTCTTGTGGGCTGGAGAGGTGGAAACGGGGGGTGAGACGGAAGCAAGCAAGGCAGAGCTGGGTACAGCCTAGAAGGGGTTAAAAAAGGTAACTGCTCGAGCGAAAGCCATACGTACTGGTTGGTAGGCCATCGGGAACCAAATTTACAAACACATAAACTCAAAGTTAGAACTCCTTTAAATGGTGGAAAGCACACGTGACACAATAGGCTTTCAGCAAGTTCTAACAGGAAGTCACAGCACTCGACACAACGGAAGTATCCATTTTCGCGCCAAGAGCCAGGAAGCACTTTCTGTTAACGCAAGTTTCCTGCATATCCTTAATTTTTTAGGCGCCATATTCCTTACTCAGTACTAACAAAGTACATGTGGCTTCCCTTTAGCCTGTACTCGATTACAAGCACTGTACGCATTACTCAGTGTAATGAGATCATAACCCCTTTAAAGAGACCACCATTATTTAAACCTGGATTAGGAACACGTGTTTGCAGCTCTAATATCGACAATTTAAGTGGCTCTTAAAAGAGCCTTTGGGGTTGGGCTTTAAGACGCTTACTTGGCAGGTTTACTTAGCGCTGGTGTACTTGGTGACGGCCTTGGTGCCCTCGGACACGGCGTGCTTGGCCAACTCCCCGGGCAGCAGCAGGCGCACGGCTGTCTGGATCTCCCTGGAGGTGATGGTCGAGCGCTTGTTGTAATGCGCCAGGCGGGAAGCCTCACCCGCAATGCGCTCGAAGATGTCGTTGACGAAGGAGTTCATGATTCCCATGGCCTTAGAGGAAATGCCGGTGTCAGGGTGGACCTGCTTCAGCACCTTGTACACGTACACGGAGTAGCTCTCCTTGCGGCTGCGCTTGCGCTTCTTGCCGTCTTTCTTCTGGGCCTTAGTCACTGCCTTCTTCGAGCCCTTCTTGGGCGCAGGAGCGGATTTCGCTGGCTCCGGCATGTTGAGGGCGAAGCTACAAGTCGAAGCGGACTAACAGCAGATGGAGAAAACGGGAAGTAATGGGAGCAAGGCACCAGGAGTCGTTTTTATATAGAACCTCTCATGCAAATAAGGGGAAGAGTTAAAGTCCTGTATCTGATTGGTGGTTATTCAGGGTGACGTCAGAGGTTAGGTATACCTAATCAACCCAATCAGCAAATCCAAAAGACGTACTTCCATTGGTTAAAATTAAGCTGCAACTCTAACCAATGACATATCTTCTTTTTCGCGCCCAATGGTGTTTATAAAAGGCGCTGCCTCTCTACTTTCGTTTTGCTGGCTACTTTAAGGAAGTTGTGACCAGTATGTCTGGACGTGGCAAGCAAGGCGGTAAAGCTCGCGCTAAGGCCAAGACCCGTTCTTCTCGggctgggcttcagtttcccgtAGGCCGAGTGCACCGCCTACTACGCAAGGGCAATTATGCAGAGCGGGTTGGGGCCGGCGCGCCGGTGTACCTGGCTGCGGTGCTGGAGTACCTGACTGCTGAGATCCTGGAGCTGGCTGGCAATGCGGCCCGCGACAACAAGAAGACCCGCATCATCCCGCGTCACCTCCAGCTGGCTATCCGCAACGATGAAGAGCTCAACAAGCTGCTGGGCAAAGTCACCATCGCGCAGGGTGGTGTCTTGCCCAATATCCAGGCCGTGCTGCTGCCTAAGAAGACTGAGAGCCACCATAAGGTCAAATAAGGAGCGAGGttgtgaaaactgaaaaacaaaggcTCTTTTCAGAGCCACTCTCCACTGTCCTAGAGAAAGCTGGACACAGTCATGTTTGTTTCACTTCATGTTTGTTCATTAAATCACATTGTAAAGCGTTTCTTTCCCGGTTGGGCTGGAGCAACTCTTTACAATGTTTCTAGATGTAACAATCCACTGGAAGGCAATGAAGACCCACAAGTTAGTGTAGGATACACCGGAGAAGCTTATTCAGCAGGGGTAATAAGTGAAATCAAACCTGCAAATCCCTGAAGTCTATTTACTAATTCCAgagtttatgtttgtttttgagatggagtctttccctgttgcccaggctggagtgcagtggtgcgatctcggctcactgcaacttccacctcccaggttcaagcgattctcctgcctgagcctcccgagtagctgggatcataggcatgcaccaccatccctagctaatttttgtgtttttagtagagacgggattccaccatgctggcctggctgctctcgaactcctggacctcaggtgatccgcccgtctcggcctcccaaagtgctgggattacaggcgtgagccaccacgcccagcctccagtgtaataattatattacattaatAGTGTTGTCaaacagccataaaaatgggATATACTCGCCACTCTTTAAAGGCAAATTTTGCAATTCTAAGTATTCTTGAAAAGCAAGAAAGGTCAGCCTGATTCTTAAGTGGTCTAACTCTTAAGAGTAACTTTACCCAGGTGATGAAAGTCTAGTGACTCATTTGCATTACAATTTGATTCCGATGGGAGGAGAATATGGTATGCAGAATTTCCTGAATCCCATATTTGTAAATCCTTAGTCCCATTTCTTTGGAGCAGGTGTATTAATGCACTCTTTTAGTAACTCAGGATACAACATGGCTTTTTCTGTCTCGTTAATTTGTATTATCAGATTTATTAGATCAGGATTGCTATTGCTTTTGATTGCTTGTCCACATTAATTTACCTACCCTAGGAAGCCCTATGAGTTTCCTTCCTCCACACCAACCCCCAACTTGATATTACTTGCCTGCTTTTACTTCATAGCCTCAAGGCTTTCTGGCTATTTTCACAAAATGCCAAACACATTTTCTGTCTTAAGGCCTTTGCGCTTTAAATTCCCTCTTCCCTGATAGCTacctttctcacttttttttcaaTCTATGTAGGtctcacagagtgagactccatctcaaaaacaacaacacaaaaaaaccacacagaaGAGATATTTGGTGCCAACCACTTATGACTACATATGCAATATGAATgtgcttatttaattctcacaaccttTTGAGGTGAGTATTGTTTGGACTCTAATTTGGAAAAGAAAGTGTTGTGTTACTTATCTAATCAGATTCTCAATTCGTAGGAGAAAAAGCTATGTATACTCAGCCAGTATGCCTGT
This is a stretch of genomic DNA from Rhinopithecus roxellana isolate Shanxi Qingling chromosome 4, ASM756505v1, whole genome shotgun sequence. It encodes these proteins:
- the LOC104671029 gene encoding histone H2B type 1-K, whose translation is MPEPAKSAPAPKKGSKKAVTKAQKKDGKKRKRSRKESYSVYVYKVLKQVHPDTGISSKAMGIMNSFVNDIFERIAGEASRLAHYNKRSTITSREIQTAVRLLLPGELAKHAVSEGTKAVTKYTSAK
- the LOC104671023 gene encoding histone H2A type 1-H-like produces the protein MSGRGKQGGKARAKAKTRSSRAGLQFPVGRVHRLLRKGNYAERVGAGAPVYLAAVLEYLTAEILELAGNAARDNKKTRIIPRHLQLAIRNDEELNKLLGKVTIAQGGVLPNIQAVLLPKKTESHHKVK